A segment of the Verrucomicrobiota bacterium genome:
TTATTAATGAGGGTATCAAATCCATCTTTTTCGAGCCGCGGTAAATAGAACGGTACCTGGAAAATCTTTTCCAGGTAGTCGTGGGGTGTGGCGGGTCTACCAACCCGTCGATGATCTTGAGAGCCATTGGTCGCACCTCCCAATAAACGCGGATATTTATCCAACAAACTCTGCCGTAACCACCTTGGATCAACAGCCACAACCACCGCAAACAATGGAAATGCCAGAAGAAGATGCACAGCCTCTAATACCTCGATTACTCGCTCGGTCTGGCAGCGATCCAAATCATCAATATAAAGAACTATACGATCAATCTGTGGATAAAGATTGCTTTCTTGAGAGGGAAGCGCTCCCGAATCACTCCTTGAGGAGAGCAGTAAATTGCTTAGTTGCTCGAAGTCCTTCCTTATGAGGCTTACCAGTTCCAGATGCCGCCGGTAATCGTCGGCCGAGGCGCGCGCCTTCAAAAAGCGCATCAACTGACGCCCCGGTGCCAGGTCTGCCAACTCGGCGTTAATGGACTTAATCTTTTCCTCAGCTTCACTGAGGACATGCTGGGCAATTTCTTCTTCGTTTTTCCGGGAGGCTAGCAACTTTCGTTCCCCTTGTGCTTCATCCCGAGTTTCGCGATCGTTGCGTATTTTTTTAACTTCCGTATAAGCTTTCTCCAACTGGCATACTAACGAATTACCGGTTTTCACTTGAGCGGAAAGCCATGCTGAAAACAATCCAATGGCAGTTCCTGCTTGGACGACTGTTTTTCCAGCGCCATCAAGTAAATCCTTAATAGGCTGCCAGCCATGTATTGAAAGCCATCCAATTCCAATGGGTGCGGTTATGGCTACAACCAAAAGCATATAACGCCTCCAACATTTTGGCCCCGTTAGCACTGCCCAGGTTATGGTTTGAATTCGTCCTTGCAATGATTTCAATTCGGTCACCCGCTTTTCAAGTTCATCAAAGGATGTTTTCAGTTTTGGTAACCCAAGAGAATCTGCCATATCTTGTAACTGCTTATGCAGTGTGGCATCCTTCGTTATTAAAATCCCAAGATCGTCCAGCAACTCTCGTACTTTATTCTCTTGCTTGACCCTTTGCATGGTCGCTTCGCGCAATTCGTCCTCCGCCTTGACCCGGGCAGCTTTAGCTCTTTCAAGGGCTTCTCTAGCTTCGGCTGCTAAAGCACTTTGGTTGGTCAGATCTTCCCTTAACTTTGCGACCCTGGCTTTTGAAGCCTCACCCTTGTCCTTTTCCAAATGTTGAAAAAGCTGATCGAATATCTCACACACCAAATTCGCCCATAGATTCGTATCTAAATAATGCCAGGCATTAAACCGTATTTGCACAATCCGGGAGTAAAAAACCTCACCGGGATGTTTTGACAAATCGTCAAGCCTTTCGTCGAGCAAATCAATGAAATGGGTTTTACCAGCACCCCACGCGCCGAATAATCCTATTGAAAGGGGCATGTAGGTGTCCTTGGCCGCAATGAGCTGTGCAAGGTGTTGCGCATAGACCCTCACACCAAGGGAATCATCCAGGGGTAAACCTGGTACACGCGGCCCATATACGGTGCGATCCGGAATAAATGCCGCAAAAGTGCTTTCGTAATTATTTTGCGGAGTATTAGGTTGCGGCCGATGGCTGTGCAGATATCGGGTTACACTTTCGGCAATTTCGTGAAAAGCTTCATCCTGACGCGCAACTTCAAGTGCGCGGTCAACTTCGACTGGATTGAACGGACCAGTAAATAGGAAAATTTCCGAGCTGCATTGTCGTTTGAATCCCTGGCGACCTCAAGTAACAGTCGAATTACTTTTTCCAGTCCGATCGAGCCAGTGAGTATTCTTGTGGCATCATGGGCTATGCGGGGCTGACATAGCGCATACAGAACGTCATAGGAAAGTGATTCTCCCTGCCGGGATTTATCCAGCAAAAGGCAGAGGTCCTCGATTAGCTCTGGTATGGGAATTATGCGAAGCACCCTCAGCACACTCCAAACATCTTTAAACTTTTCTGATTTTAATTGCGTTTTTAAACTTTGGAGTATATCTGAATTATCCTTTCTCGAAATTACTCTGGCTAAAGTTGCAACTTCTAAACCGGGATCGGTAATGCTTTTTTCAACTGCTCTGGATAGATACGAGACCTTTCGTTGATAAAGGCCCGCGAGTGTCCAAAACCGTACATTAACATTCGGTTCCTTTGCAACATCAAGATGGGTCAAGATAAGGTTGCGGTTCAATTCCTCCTCGGGATCAGCCCAAATAATGCAGCTAAGCATCCAGGACCGAATGGAGGGCAACAACTTCTTATCTCTTTCCGCCACCACGGTATCTGCCTCAAATTGCGGTCCAAAACGATCCGTAATTTCTTGCCGCAGTCGTCCAGCTAGAACATGTTTATCATCAGTACTGTAACCTATTATATCAGTGAGTAAATCAGCTCGTTGTTTTTCATTACCATCCACCAGAACACGGACGATGCTGTCGAATCGGCTATCGACAGGGGACTCGAAACGATGAATTTCTGGTTTTATTATATCAGCACCAAGAGAGAAATGAAGTTTGAGAAGGCGAACAATGTCACTCGCCACAGCTGGCATTTCGTTTTTCAAACTTTCGTAATCTTCCCGAGTAATGCCTGCAATTGGGTTAACACCCCAATTCTCCAAAATACGCGAATAAAACTTATTAGCATCTTTATGCCCGCTAGCGCTTGTGCCGGCAACAGGGAGGACTGGCTTTCTTAATCGCAATGCCATTTCCCCGGTCTTCAAGGTGCCACCCAAACCACCAAGCAAAACGACCGCGTCAGCCTTCTCAATTGACATTTGCCAGGCTTCGCCGTCTGTAGGCGCAGTAACATGCTGACCACCATGAAACTCCGGGGCGTCTCCTTCTTTCATGCATTGGATAAGCCGGGAGGAAAGCGGCGTATCTGCTTTTAGCTTTTCTGCAAAAGCTTTCGCTACAAAATAATCCACCCCAGGCCATCCACCAGTTACCAGTCCAAAGTCGGCTTCAGCTAACTCTTGGCCGAACTGCTCACATGTTTTCACGAGTTTATCCGATAATCGTCTGCCAGAGCCGGCGACTAATATCCATCGGCGAACGTTGGAAATGCCTAAGGCCCCAGGCGGTGGAAGATTTGCGACTTTAGGTTTTTCCTCCGGATTCATATCGTTAGAATTCATGCCTTGTTCCTTTCTTTCGCTTGTCCCAGTAGGGGGCGTGCTTTTTGGTGAACGCGGTAAGCCCGATGGATTGTAACTCGTCGAAGGTGGTGAGGCATTGGCGTGGAGCGTCTTTGTAGCTGGAGTGACTTAAGGCGTGCGCGTATTGGTCGCCCGTGTTGGGACGAGCCGCAATTGTGCTGCCTTGGGCGATGATGGGACTAAGGCTCATAGGTGCGTACGGAAAATGATCTTTTTCGCGGCGGCAAGTTCTTTATCGCGGCGGTGATAGCCGCAATCGTGGATGAGTTTCTCGGCGGTAGCGAGGTCAGTCTGTGGGTTCTCCCAGGGATACGCTTTCTCGCTGAAAAACAGATGCGCACGGCTTATGTGAATGTCGGCCAAGTGCAGGCGCATGCGACTTGGGGCGGCGATTTCCCAGGCTTTGTTTAACGCCATCGCAGCAGCATCCATAGTACGCACAAAGCAATAACATTCAGCCAGCGCCAAATAAACACGAGGTTGTTCAAGTAAAATCCCAGCACCCTGTTGAAAACAACCGAGAGCGTTTTGTAACATTTGAATCGCGCGCTCAACTTGCTTGGGCTTATTACTTAACCGCCCTTGTGCAAATAAAGCCCTTCCAAGACACCAGTTTAGCATTCCACAGTAAATATTTTCACGCTCGGGTGGCTTTCGCAGAATGTTAAGCATTGTTTCCGCCTCACGTTGTATTTCCGCGTATTTCTTTTTTGTCTCAAGAAACATGCACCAACGAATCACCGAGGTCGCAAGTCGATTCCGATCAGAACTGTTAGCGCACTGACGACGCAACTTGTTCACCACTTTAAAATATTCCTCTGCAGTGGCCAAATCTCCCGTCTGAATAAAGAGGTGCGCGTATATTGATCTATTATTCATTCTCAAGGACTGGTCTTTGCTTTTGTCGGCATATCCAATGCCCTTCTCTGCAAACTTAAATGCTTTGGGTAATTCACCCTGAAATGAGTACACGACAGAAAGCATGCCAGCAACAATGGCGCTTTGAGAATAGTTTCGCATTTTGCTGAAAACCGAAAGTGCCGCTTCAAAACATTTACTGGCTTCTGGCAGTTTCACAAGCGCGCGAAGACAGTAGCCAGTGTTTAAGAGTACGGTGGCACGGGAGGAGTCTTGAAGGCCTGCCTTTGGAATCCAGTTTGGCCCCCACTCGTCAAAAAAGCCGCGCATCGCAGCTAAGGTCGAGGAAAAACCGCCAAGCTTTGTTGTGCTATAATAAGCTTCCCCACGTTGAATGCGCTTCAGATACAATTCTCTTAACGCCTTTTCATGACCACCTGCATGGCATGCGTGCGTCACAGCTTGGTAAAGTGGTTGCAGATCGTCGAGGGTTGGCTGTGGTTTGTCTGGCGTATTGTCCCTGAGATATTCGTAGAGTCGGTGGTGGGCCAGGCACCATGCATCTGGATACTTCGTTCGGAATTGTTCTGCGAAGAACTCGCGAATGAGCGGATGGGTGTCTAATGAGAATTGAGTTTCATCGATCTTCTGAAAGGAGATGAGGCCGAGGTCGGAGATGGCAGAAAGGGTGATATTCCAGTCGTCGTCTCCCAAGTCAATCAGGGCTTCGGTCAAGCCGAGAATTGCTGGCTCGCGACGTAACGCAGCAAGACAACCTGAATCTGCTGGGCGATCGAACAGGCCCAGCAGGCGCAATACGGCGAGCATTCGGAGACCGTCTTTACCACTCCGTTTAAACAATTTCACGTAGGATGCGATAACGCGAAAAGCATGACCGCCCTGGACTTGGCCGTCGGCCTGCCTGAACTTTATACGGTCGTGGTGACGAATATCGCCTCTGTGTGCCCGAGTAATATAAGTTCCCAACAAGTTTAGCGTAAGTGCGTGCCCGTTGACCTCGTGAACGAGCTGCATAAAGTCTTCCTTTGGTCCGTGAACACCAAGAGTTCTTAGTAGTGCGATTGCTTGGTCTGTGGAGAGTGAGGAGAGCTGTGGATAATTACCTTCTGCTTGTTCAAGCTCGCCAAGATAAGCAACGGTGTTATTCATCCATGGATCCAGATTAACGATGCCTACACGGGTCGTGACTATGCAAAGACCATGCATGGCCTGTTGAGCCAAACATCGAAGGAAAATTGGGAGCGCATCATTCTCAGGAAGCATGCCGCCCAGTGTCTGTAAAGGTTCTAGGCCATCTAACACCAAAAGGCTTGGGCGAGCAACGACATACTCAGCTAGTTTTGTCCCTTTGCTCTCGTAGGACGCCGGGCTGTTTGCGAGGTGTTTTCCGTCTTCCCCGCCAAAAAATGCAAGAGCGGCTGCGATAAATTGGTCGGAAGAACTGGCGTTATTAGTGTTTGTTCCTTGATCGTAAAAGGACCAGTCAAAGACACGCTCGCAACCTGGCCATGCGGAGGCCGCTCGACGTGCCATCCACTCGACAACGAGCGAAGTTTTTCCAGCACCACCCCATGCCACAATGGCTAGTATGTGCGTCTTGGGATCAACCCAAGCTTTATCGAGACGCTCTAGGTCGGCTTCACGACCAACGAAATGTTTCGCACCACGACGAAGGCGGGTGGGCGCAATTTGAGGGCTCATCGGTGGAGCGCTGGAGGAAACCGATGAGCCTACTGAGGGTTTACCAAATCGCTGCGGTCGGCGCAGATGCCGGCGATGACTTCGCCTAGTTTTGCTCGTTTGTTAGCGCGGTCGAGCAGTTCGATAACGCAGTCCACGAGAGGCCGTTGGGCCATGTCGTCTTCCATTTTGGTCTGAAAAAGATCAAACCAAATCGTGGCGATTTCAGTCCGACTCATCCGCTTTGTGATACGGCGTCGGAGTTCGCCCAGGGAAAGCGCAGCTAGCGTGGGGGCGCAGGGAACTGCTCCTGGGGGGAGCGTAGTGGATGTCGTCGTGGTCGTTGTCGTGGTGCCAAGACCAGCGGCGCTTTCGCCCTCCTGCTGGAGAACGGACAGTAACTTCCCAAGTCCGGCGGCGAAGTCCGTACGAAAATCGGCGTAGAGCCGGTCGCGAAGCAAGGTGGGAATGTCGCAGTCCTCAATTAGGACTGGGAGGACGGCGACGCCCTGGTTGGATATCTGCGCTATAAGGGCCGAGTTCAGTTCGACCTGTACCCACGGCGAAGTGACCGATGCCTTGGAGAGGACAATAACAAAATAGTCAGAATCCCTTAGGCCGCCAGAGATTTTGGAGACGATTGAATCGCCAATTTGGATTTCCTGCTCGTCGAGCCAAACGCTCAGTTTGTGCTTTTTTAGTTCGGCGACCAGTTTACGAACAAAGGGTTTATCCTTGCTTGAGTGGCTGATGAAGACACGCGGTTGGGTGGTTGCTTTCATAAATTGATGTCGTTGCCTACCGGGCAGATCATCCTCGATTCGAATGAACTTGTTCTCGGGGAGATTCTCTTGGGAACAAATCTGGTTCAGTTGGACAAGTTTCGCATAAGGATCACCGGCGAATTTCCTCAATGTACACGCCACAGTTGTTCGCCCGCAGTTGTCTCCCTTCAATATCCAATAAAGAGCCAATCGTCCGTGAAAGAGTTTTGCTCTAGCTGGCACGAGTGAGGGATCGCGGATTGTATAACTGGTGGGAAGGATGAGCACGAACATGATCCAAGGGATTCCGTGATTCAGTCCTTCGGACCAGCGATAACGGAGTTTGCCTAAATCATCCGGCACAGCATCGTGCGCAACGTGAAGTCGGCTAACGTGTTCGGCCTGGAAAACGTAGGCCACACCTCCACCAACGGGTTGGAAGTTTTCGGGCTGTTGTTCTGGCTCCCACGCGACACGTAGGCGTTCCCCTATGGGGACCTCGATGTAGTAAAGGTCACCTTTCAGTTTGCCATCTGCAAATCGGGAATCGAAAATTACAAGTTCTGGAGGGTGTTCGGGAGCCATAGTTAAAGCTTTTGTTAGAGGTTCAGGTTCATTTGTTTATCGCCTTTTTGATTTCTTTGCAGATTCTGACCCATGCCACATCTCGCTCGGCCTTCATCTGGGCCAGCGGTTGTTCTGGGGAACTCAAGGCTTGGTAGTCCTTGAGGGCGGTTTCCTCGTAAGCAGAGGCTCGGATAGGGATCCACAGGATGCGAACACCACCTTTTTCTGCCTGAAGCAGGAGTGGCCCGAACTCATGCTCATGGATAAAGTCAGAAGCGAGAAAATTGGGTGAGACCAGCAGTACAGCCACTTTTGTGTAGGCGATGGACTCCTGTATCTCGGCGAACCAATCGGATCCTGAGGCGATCTGCTTATCTGACCATTTGGTGAGCTTTCCGGCTCGTTCGAGTGGCTTCAGGTGTATGAGTAACTGGTCCAGGAACTTTGTGTCCTTGTGGCTGTAGCTGATAAACACGTGGTCTCGCTGAAGAACGTTTGTACCGCTGGTCGTGGCTTGTATGCGATTGGGTGGTGAACTTTCGGTTTCACAGCTACCACTTACGATGGCTGCGCGTTCAATAATCTCGTCTATTGCTGCTACAGATGCTCGTGCAACATCTGCCAGTTTCGAATAGAAAGTCGCAGGGTATCCATGCTCGTGCGGGATGACCTGTTTTGGACCGGAAGCCAGGAAATCGGGGAGACGTGGAAAGAGTCCGCCGCCCAACAGGCCGGCCGCGAAGTTGTCCACGCGGGCCTGTCGTTCCGTGTACCACGGACCGCCACGGGGACATTGCCAGGAGAGTTCAAAGATCATATCGAGCCAGAGGCCCTGGCTTGGACAGAGTCTTTGCGAAAAGCCGGTGGGCCACAGTCGCCATACTGAGGTGGCGATGGCTGGCGGGAGTTGATAAAGGATATCGCCGCCTTCGTGCACCAATTCGGCAAGCTGCGGGATAGGAACTGGGCGGATATCGTCGCCCAAAGCATAAACAGAATGATAACGATGGAGGCCAAAGCGGTATGCCACTGGCCTGCCGTCGGCGCTGAGAATTGGATTCCCCTGGACGCTGTTTATCGGGAAAGCAGCTACCAATGGGGCCCAGTCTGGCCCGAGTAACTTGGCTGGCTCTCGGGAAAGCCCAGAGCCAGCCCAGAGTAATCTGGACCGTTGCGGCATGATGGGGAGTTTGGGGAGAGCGGATCGCACCATAGGGATGCGCCACTGCAGAAGGACACACTCGACCGGGCAGAACTCATCAATGAGGCGCTCGAAGCGTGAGCGAAGCTTCGTGAGATTGTGTTCCCACTGGTGAGCAGTTTTGGCCTTTGCCGGGATGTACCACGGAAGGACTTTCGCGCCGGGTTCTTCTTGGAAAGAAGTACCTGCGGTTACATTAGTGCCATCCTCCAACTGTGGACCGCTACACCAGCCTGTGTTGGCGGCGAAACCGGGAATTGCATTATGGTCCGAGTTCATAACAGAAGGTAGATAGTCTCATGCGGTGGTCACAATGGCAATTGTTTCATTCAAAGCTCTATGTTTGATCCGCTCGCTTTCACCAAAACAAAGCGAGTCGAACCGCTGAGGGCATTGAATCGACGGAAAGAGCGGAGCTTGAATTCCAGGTGACCCCGGAACTCATCAATGATGTGATCGAGGTTGATGATGAGGGGGAGGCTCATGAGTTATTATGGATCATCTTTTTCGTCTCTTCAAGTTCTTGGGCGCGTCGGCGGTAGTTGCACTCGTTGATGATTTGTTCGGCAGCAGCGAGATCGTCCTTTGGACTGCGGTGAGTTTTACCCCGACCTTTCAAAACCAATTCCTCACTCCAAGGGTACGGTTCCACGACATGGAAAAGGCTGGCGCGAGTGAGATGGATATCGGCCATATAGAGCCGCAGAGAACTGCGTACGGCAATTAGCCATGCTTCGTCTAAGTCTTGCGAAGACAGGTGATGGTTCCCGCAACGGTGATAATACCGAGACCGTTCAATGAGTGCATTTGCAAGGTGATGCTGTTGGCCAGAAGAGCGCATCAACTCAACTGCTTTATTGAAATGTTCTCCGGCATTACTTTTCCACGATGCCGACTCCTCTCGTGCCTCTGCCAGAATCACCCGACCATTGATAAGATGGGCATGGCCAGCATCCATCCCCCAGCCAAACCGTCTGGCGTTATTCAGCATGTCGCCTGCGAGACTATCTGCCTTTGAGAGGACGTTATGATCAACTAAGAACTCAGCGTACCAGAAACCGACGATACCCAAGCGGTAGTCAAGTTGACCTCCCTCAGTTGCAACAATATTTTGCACTGTCTTGAACACAGTGTTTGCCTCTTCAGTACGCCCCTGATAGTGCAATACTTGGCCTAATCCACTGTGTTCACTCAAGCGTTGATGCAAGTCCTTGCTCAATTCGGCTAGTCTGACGCTCTCTTTTGCCCAAAATTCCGCTTCCGGCATTCCCATAAGCAAGTACATCTCCCGAAGCAGCCTTGCATTTATAGCAGCATCGACCCACTCACCTCTTTTTGTTCGTTGAGTAACCGCTTGCTTCATTGCAGCCGCTCCATCGGTCAAATGTCCCAACACAAACAAATAATGAGCAGCATCGTCCATCAACAAAGCTTTTTCTTCATCGGAGAATTCCCGTTTGGGGACAGAAGGCCATTGCTCGAAGAACAGTCGAAGACACCGCAAGTGTTCGCTCGATGCTCCCGTCGGTCTATCATGCAGCGACCGTCGTGAACGAACAATTCTCGCCCAGTAAACTTCATTGAAAGCCTCTCGATGCGCCTCTGCCTGACAACCGTGAATGACCGCACGGAAAAGTGGATCGTGTCCAGCGGTTCCATCGGGCCAATACGGCACGGAGTCCTTGAGGTGCTTGTAGAGGCGGTAGTTGCACTCACACCACAGGCTTGGCACGTTGAGTGTTTTAGAAAGTAAGTGACTCCTGCTGATCTCTTTTAATCGTTTGCCGAAATAATCACGCAGAAGCGGATGTACATCCAGTGTATGCTTAATGGGCAAGCCAAACTCGTGTAGCACTGGAAACTCCTCGGGTTCATCCCTCTGAGAATGGACGGATGGCACTTCACCTCTGGATTTCAGCCATTTCTCGGCCTGGTCCTTTGTTAAGCCCTTTACGCGCTTTTGTTCAAAAGGCAAGAGCTTGACTAACCCCGTTTCCTCTAAATCAGAAATCAAGAGGCTGAAATCAGCTTCCTCAAGTGCGGACAGCGATTCTGTCAGCCCTGAAATGGTTGGTTTGCACAGTGCTGTCAAACAGCATGGCTCTGCTGGTCGGTCAAAAAGACCCATCAACCAAAGCATCGTTATTGACCGCACTCCTCCATTATTGCTATTCGCCAGCCATTTCTCGTAAGCCGCCATAGCTTTGAAGGCATGGCCTCCCTGCACTTCAGCGTCGGCTTTTTCAAAATCAACTTGATCGCGGCGGCGAATATCACCCTGATGAGCTTTTGAAAGGTACCGTCCTAGTAGATTTAATGTGAGGGCATGACCTTTCACATCATTTACTAGTTGCTCGAACTCAGCTTTTACCCCCTTTACACCAAGGCTTTTCAGCAGCTCAGTCCCTGCCTCTATGGAAAGTCTTGAAAGCTGGGGATACTCGCCGGTTATGTCTTCGCGTTTACCATGATAGAAAATTGTTTTATCTTTCCATGGATCCAAGTCGGGTATGCCAATCCGAGTAGTTACGATACAGAGGCCATCGTTATCCTGTGCCAGTCCCCGAAGGAGGCATGTGAGCGCGTCGTCGAGAAGCTGGCCCGCCACTGGGTTAGATTTCTGCAACGGCTCCAAACCGTCAAGAACGAGGAGGCTGCGTGTCTGACGGACATACTGGGCAAGTCTGGCCCCCTTATCCCATGGGGAGGCGTTGCTATTCGCCATTTCTTTGCCATCCACACCACCAAAAAACTCGAGGGCAGCGGCGATGAACTGCTTAGAGGAGTCGGCACTCTTTTCGGTTGTTCCTTGATTATAGAATGACCAGTCGAAAACGCGTTCGAAGCCACGCCACTTGGCTTTGGCCTGACGCGCCATCCATTCTACGATGAGAGAAGTTTTTCCGACACCACCCCAAGCGACAATGACCAAGATGTGCGTCTTGGGATCAGCCCAAGCGTTGTCTAAACGCTTTAAGTCAGCTTTTCGCCCCAAAAGCTTCTCAGCTCCGTGACGGAGGCGTGTTGGCGCTACTTTGAGGTGGCCCACCGGCGGTGCGCCGGGTTCATTGACCGATGGGCCTACGTGGGGCGGCTTTGTTTGTCGATAAGGGTACGGAGAGCAGTTTCCAAGCGCTTCAGTCCATTGTTTTGGCCAGCCGCCCAGTCCAGAATTTTGTTCTGGCGTTTGTGAAGTTCCAACGCCTCAGCCGGACGAAAATTTTCCGGCATCCTAATCAGCAACATCAATCGTTGGAGTTGATCTCGAGGATTGAGTTGATCAAAGAGGTCAAGGATAGATTCAATCGTGGGTTCGCATGTCTCCGTCAGCTCAACCGGAATCATCACACAGCGTCTGGCTTGGAATTTCTCCTTCCGTTTTCCTTCGACAGTCTCCTCCTTTCCATATAATTGCTGAATGCTGGAAGGAAGGGCTCGGAAGGTGGCAAGATCCACAAGGAATTCGCCTGATCCTGCAGCTGCTTCCAAACGGACGGCGTTGGCGATCGTAATTCCGGCCACCTTTCGCTGCCCGTCCATTACGCTGATGGATATTTCACCCGTAGCAGCTCCAATGCGAAACCAGCGCTTGGCGGATGAAACAGTTTTCCCTGCGTTGTTTGCCTGCGCCGATTCATGAACCGCCTTGGCGAAGTGATGCGCCTGTTCGGCTTGATCAAAAATCACGAAGGCATTGTCGCCAGCCGTGCCCAAAACGGCTTGATCCCATGAGATGCTTACCGCCTTCAAACCGGCTTTGACGAAGCCTTGGATTTGTTCGTTGAGCGACGCGACCACGTCGACGGAAAGGTTTTCCTCGAGTTCACGCGCAAGATCGCTGTATCCTTTTAGGTCTAGTTCAACGATGGTCTTTTTCATAGGTGTTTTTATAGAGTTATTATTTAAGGGGTGCAAGCTTGATGGACGTGCCTCGACTACGTCTCCGCGAGAGTTCCAATCCAGTGTGTCCTTTTGAAGGATCGCCTCTTGTGCTCGAAACGCGGCAGACCTTAGGGTCGGATTTTGTTGAATGAACTCCTTTATTTTGGTCAGTGCCTCGGAGCGATTAACCGCAGCATACTGAATCAGCAAATAGTCTAACCTTAAAAAAGAAAAATTGCAGGAAGGGTCCAAAAAAACAGGATGCCAGCGGCGAAATGTCAATGGATTATCATACCAAAGTATCGTCAAATGAACTAACTGCCAGAAAAGTCTAAAATAGCCAAAAAACCAACCAAACGACGTTAACACTGCACCGAAAACGGCCTCTTGCCAGCCATCTCCGATATCGCTCGCGCCAGTGACGACACCACCAATAGCGCCGGCCCACCAGCCAAACGAAGGTGGGCAAAATCGCCCACAGAAGTAACCTATCAGGGCTCCAAAAATTGGACCTGCCCAGAGCCCACCCTGAATCGCCGCTGCCAATGCTCCTAAGTAAGCAACGAATATTCCAAGCGAAAGGCCTGCTGACAACGATTGAAGAATACCAATCAATAATCCCGCAGCTAATATAAACAAAACTGCTGTTGCTGAGTAAGTTATCCAAGACGATTCCATCGGAACCTGTAGAAGAAACGTGGCCGCTAGCAGAGTAACTGTGAGGCAAAGCTCAAGATAGGGAAGTATATGCAGGTACAATCTAAACTGGACCCGTGCTCTTTCACGAGGGCTGTTT
Coding sequences within it:
- a CDS encoding P-loop NTPase fold protein, with amino-acid sequence MRVYAQHLAQLIAAKDTYMPLSIGLFGAWGAGKTHFIDLLDERLDDLSKHPGEVFYSRIVQIRFNAWHYLDTNLWANLVCEIFDQLFQHLEKDKGEASKARVAKLREDLTNQSALAAEAREALERAKAARVKAEDELREATMQRVKQENKVRELLDDLGILITKDATLHKQLQDMADSLGLPKLKTSFDELEKRVTELKSLQGRIQTITWAVLTGPKCWRRYMLLVVAITAPIGIGWLSIHGWQPIKDLLDGAGKTVVQAGTAIGLFSAWLSAQVKTGNSLVCQLEKAYTEVKKIRNDRETRDEAQGERKLLASRKNEEEIAQHVLSEAEEKIKSINAELADLAPGRQLMRFLKARASADDYRRHLELVSLIRKDFEQLSNLLLSSRSDSGALPSQESNLYPQIDRIVLYIDDLDRCQTERVIEVLEAVHLLLAFPLFAVVVAVDPRWLRQSLLDKYPRLLGGATNGSQDHRRVGRPATPHDYLEKIFQVPFYLPRLEKDGFDTLINNLLRSKATLSVTNYEKPGTPSEIEPVALGTNTVFPPAPQVGTGSTTSNTANESDHQQIKPAPVLTENTLPKTSSTLESTPLKPIEDIKRTPDKPDNMVSDPKRLVLSEKEISEMHRFQPFFQTPRAVKRLANTYCLIRVGVREIEWTNFLGTEDVAGVYRCPMLLLAVSSAFPALARPWLLWLLETSPSQWQLSEGDLKALSAKYEDTTTLEEWNELAHGLNQVDLQDWAKPEQKLLGTWVPLVARYSF
- a CDS encoding toll/interleukin-1 receptor domain-containing protein; the encoded protein is MAPEHPPELVIFDSRFADGKLKGDLYYIEVPIGERLRVAWEPEQQPENFQPVGGGVAYVFQAEHVSRLHVAHDAVPDDLGKLRYRWSEGLNHGIPWIMFVLILPTSYTIRDPSLVPARAKLFHGRLALYWILKGDNCGRTTVACTLRKFAGDPYAKLVQLNQICSQENLPENKFIRIEDDLPGRQRHQFMKATTQPRVFISHSSKDKPFVRKLVAELKKHKLSVWLDEQEIQIGDSIVSKISGGLRDSDYFVIVLSKASVTSPWVQVELNSALIAQISNQGVAVLPVLIEDCDIPTLLRDRLYADFRTDFAAGLGKLLSVLQQEGESAAGLGTTTTTTTTSTTLPPGAVPCAPTLAALSLGELRRRITKRMSRTEIATIWFDLFQTKMEDDMAQRPLVDCVIELLDRANKRAKLGEVIAGICADRSDLVNPQ
- a CDS encoding toll/interleukin-1 receptor domain-containing protein → MNSDHNAIPGFAANTGWCSGPQLEDGTNVTAGTSFQEEPGAKVLPWYIPAKAKTAHQWEHNLTKLRSRFERLIDEFCPVECVLLQWRIPMVRSALPKLPIMPQRSRLLWAGSGLSREPAKLLGPDWAPLVAAFPINSVQGNPILSADGRPVAYRFGLHRYHSVYALGDDIRPVPIPQLAELVHEGGDILYQLPPAIATSVWRLWPTGFSQRLCPSQGLWLDMIFELSWQCPRGGPWYTERQARVDNFAAGLLGGGLFPRLPDFLASGPKQVIPHEHGYPATFYSKLADVARASVAAIDEIIERAAIVSGSCETESSPPNRIQATTSGTNVLQRDHVFISYSHKDTKFLDQLLIHLKPLERAGKLTKWSDKQIASGSDWFAEIQESIAYTKVAVLLVSPNFLASDFIHEHEFGPLLLQAEKGGVRILWIPIRASAYEETALKDYQALSSPEQPLAQMKAERDVAWVRICKEIKKAINK